Proteins co-encoded in one Accipiter gentilis chromosome 5, bAccGen1.1, whole genome shotgun sequence genomic window:
- the CEP68 gene encoding centrosomal protein of 68 kDa isoform X4, producing the protein MSAQGLASSCRRSSVLMAVDVGKSTSEASLSGKAEDDGRWDCTEVETDYPELVDSLRQLLGAEEATPCSQGMENMAMRGRSRLATSVTQGGSSYHQEVSSASTSRFPRERASLSETEMLIYRAVDGDVPHHVSHRFLSPEEQQVKASGCWEPASSPPSRHGSAEESILADSCHDARASQWNRRLAAQSPLSSTPEVLRPRASPSPESALRSHSASSFSTLSSEENGLSEEPAQSMLASADVSSPAGTATRDLCCWWAAAEGRAPRACKLFSPLLDDRTTVERIREMSSYQANYWSCAIPDSLPPSPDRRSPHWNPNKEYEDLLDYAYPLKPRYKLGKMPEPFLHDSGIGLDSFSVSPEGTSRSTSIYGRGGQAQGSGENGCWGFMASADRFSAPGPGKRGRSGAGSYYEPLPIAKASFAKSASSHPSRGSAKDVMTESAKPGSSGRPAADGRSWCTRGSPFPNYKGQAKSTSSFLPTTGVLPLRKEWEGDEEFLSLPPRLQELERLAQFLSNLSLTVRTPGHNHQNLPRHSDGRQPLSAELAPFGEVGGRDKRGNIEDYAGLWHPYSSRKPSWEDTESCGRIHRDPLRGLHVPTSLRGALDGTYLNEPRVKGHLKKRQEGESLAQCVKMFCCQLEELICWLYNVADITDSWVPASLDAESVKALLHRYFEFRKDVANHRSLTESVLERGEALLDCMASNSPALKDTLGLIAKQSEELESHAEHLYESVLAAVGPMQGEDRMEDKGVQQTAAQWGKSSVMKPKIVMTAMAAPRRDPGSRQAGRCQSGWRDHQQSAQHIQLLY; encoded by the exons ATG AGCGCCCAAGGCTTGGCATCATCTTGCAGAAGAAGTTCTGTCCTCATGGCTGTGGATGTGGGAAAATCAACTTCTGAAGCCTCACTGAGTGGGAAGGCTGAAGACGATGGTAGGTGGGACTGCACAGAGGTGGAGACAGACTACCCGGAGCTAGTGGACAGCCTGCGCCAGCTTTTAGGGGCAGAGGAAGCCACGCCCTGCTCACAAGGGATGGAGAACATGGCAATGAGGGGACGCAGTCGCTTGGCCACCAGTGTTACCCAGGGAGGTTCGAGCTACCACCAAGAAGTGTCTTCAGCATCCACATCCAGATTTCCCAGAGAAAGAGCAAGCCTCTCAGAGACAGAGATGTTAATTTATAGAGCTGTCGATGGCGATGTGCCTCATCATGTTAGCCACCGGTTCCTctccccagaagagcagcag GTGAAGGCATCAGGCTGTTGGGAGCCGGCATCCAGCCCTCCCAGCCGGCACGGCTCTGCAGAGGAGAGCATCCTTGCTGACAGCTGCCACGATGCCCGTGCCAGCCAGTGGAACCGAAGGTTGGCAGCTCAATCACCATTATCCTCCACCCCAGAGGTCCTGCGGCCCCGAGCCTCACCCAGCCCTGAGAGTGCCCTGCGGAGCCACTCCGCATCAAGCTTCTCCACTCTGTCTTCAGAAGAAAATGGCCTCTCCGAAGAGCCGGCCCAAAGTATGCTGGCCAGCGCAGATGTGTCTTCTCCTGCAGGCACTGCCACCCGGGACCTGTGCTGTTGGTGGGCTGCAGCAGAAGGCAGGGCACCGCGGGCATGCAAGCTTTTTAGTCCTCTGCTTGATGACCGCACCACCGTGGAGCGCATCAGGGAGATGTCATCATACCAAGCCAATTACTGGTCATGTGCCATACCAGATTCATTACCCCCATCTCCAGACCGTCGTTCACCCCACTGGAATCCCAATAAAGAGTACGAGGACTTGCTGGATTATGCTTATCCACTGAAGCCAAGATACAAGCTAGGAAAGATGCCGGAGCCTTTCCTTCATGATTCAGGAATAGGTTTGGACAGCTTTTCTGTTTCCCCTGAGGGCACGTCAAGGTCCACCAGCATCTACGGCCGAGGTGGGCAGGCTCAGGGAAGTGGAGAAAATGGATGTTGGGGGTTCATGGCCTCTGCAGACAGGTTCTCCGCCCCAGGGCCTGGAAAAAGAGGCCGCTCAGGAGCTGGCTCATACTATGAACCTTTACCTATTGCAAAAGCATCCTTTGCAAAGAGTGCTTCCTCTCATCCTTCTAGAGGTTCTGCTAAGGATGTAATGACAGAGTCAGCTAAGCCAGGTTCATCTGGCCGCCCTGCTGCAGATGGGAGAAGCTGGTGCACCAGAGGGAGCCCCTTTCCAAACTACAAAGGGCAGGCGAAAAGCACTAGTAGTTTTTTACCTACAACAGGAGTGCTCCCCCTGAGGAAAGAGTGGGAGGGTGATGAAGAATTTCTGTCCCTGCCTCCGAGACTGCAGGAGCTTGAAAGGCTGGCTCAGTTTTTGTCCAATCTTTCCTTAACTGTAAGAACGCCTGGGCACAACCACCAAAACCTTCCACGTCACAGTGACGGCAGGCAGCCCCTTTCAGCTGAGTTGGCTCCTTTTGGAGAAGTGGGTGGCAGGGACAAAAGAGGTAATATTGAGGATTATGCTGGGCTGTGGCACCCCTACAGCTCTCGAAAGCCCAGCTGGGAAGACACTGAATCATGTGGCCGGATCCATAGGGATCCTCTGCGGGGGCTTCACGTACCAACCAGTCTCAGGGGCGCATTGGATGGGACGTACCTAAATGAACCACGGGTCAAGGGGCATCTGAAGAAGCGCCAGGAGGGCGAGTCCCTTGCCCAGTGTGTTAAG ATGTTTTGCTGCCAGCTGGAAGAGCTAATTTGTTGGCTGTACAATGTCGCAGACATCACCGACAGCTGGGTCCCAGCCTCGCTGGACGCCGAGAGTGTGAAGGCGTTGCTGCACCGCTACTTT GAGTTCAGGAAAGATGTGGCCAACCACCGGAGCCTGACGGAGAGCgtgctggagaggggagaagcTCTCCTTGACTGCATGGCATCGAATTCGCCAG ctctgaAAGACACGCTGGGTTTGATTGCAAAACAGTCAGAAGAGCTAGAAAGCCACGCAGAGCACTTGTACGAATCCGTTCTAGCTGCTGTGGGTCCCATGCAGGGTGAGGACAGGATGGAGGACAAGGGAGTGCAGCAGACAGCTGCTCAGTGG GGGAAGAGCAGTGTGATGAAACCCAAGATCGTGATGACAGCGATGGCAGCTCCTCGGAGGGACCCAGGGAGCCGGCAGGCAGGTCGCTGTCAGTCAGGGTGGAGGGATCATCAGCAGTCCGCCCAACACATACAGCTGCTCTACTGA
- the CEP68 gene encoding centrosomal protein of 68 kDa isoform X6, whose translation MSAQGLASSCRRSSVLMAVDVGKSTSEASLSGKAEDDGRWDCTEVETDYPELVDSLRQLLGAEEATPCSQGMENMAMRGRSRLATSVTQGGSSYHQEVSSASTSRFPRERASLSETEMLIYRAVDGDVPHHVSHRFLSPEEQQVKASGCWEPASSPPSRHGSAEESILADSCHDARASQWNRRLAAQSPLSSTPEVLRPRASPSPESALRSHSASSFSTLSSEENGLSEEPAQSMLASADVSSPAGTATRDLCCWWAAAEGRAPRACKLFSPLLDDRTTVERIREMSSYQANYWSCAIPDSLPPSPDRRSPHWNPNKEYEDLLDYAYPLKPRYKLGKMPEPFLHDSGIGLDSFSVSPEGTSRSTSIYGRGGQAQGSGENGCWGFMASADRFSAPGPGKRGRSGAGSYYEPLPIAKASFAKSASSHPSRGSAKDVMTESAKPGSSGRPAADGRSWCTRGSPFPNYKGQAKSTSSFLPTTGVLPLRKEWEGDEEFLSLPPRLQELERLAQFLSNLSLTVRTPGHNHQNLPRHSDGRQPLSAELAPFGEVGGRDKRGNIEDYAGLWHPYSSRKPSWEDTESCGRIHRDPLRGLHVPTSLRGALDGTYLNEPRVKGHLKKRQEGESLAQCVKMFCCQLEELICWLYNVADITDSWVPASLDAESVKALLHRYFVGVQERCGQPPEPDGERAGEGRSSP comes from the exons ATG AGCGCCCAAGGCTTGGCATCATCTTGCAGAAGAAGTTCTGTCCTCATGGCTGTGGATGTGGGAAAATCAACTTCTGAAGCCTCACTGAGTGGGAAGGCTGAAGACGATGGTAGGTGGGACTGCACAGAGGTGGAGACAGACTACCCGGAGCTAGTGGACAGCCTGCGCCAGCTTTTAGGGGCAGAGGAAGCCACGCCCTGCTCACAAGGGATGGAGAACATGGCAATGAGGGGACGCAGTCGCTTGGCCACCAGTGTTACCCAGGGAGGTTCGAGCTACCACCAAGAAGTGTCTTCAGCATCCACATCCAGATTTCCCAGAGAAAGAGCAAGCCTCTCAGAGACAGAGATGTTAATTTATAGAGCTGTCGATGGCGATGTGCCTCATCATGTTAGCCACCGGTTCCTctccccagaagagcagcag GTGAAGGCATCAGGCTGTTGGGAGCCGGCATCCAGCCCTCCCAGCCGGCACGGCTCTGCAGAGGAGAGCATCCTTGCTGACAGCTGCCACGATGCCCGTGCCAGCCAGTGGAACCGAAGGTTGGCAGCTCAATCACCATTATCCTCCACCCCAGAGGTCCTGCGGCCCCGAGCCTCACCCAGCCCTGAGAGTGCCCTGCGGAGCCACTCCGCATCAAGCTTCTCCACTCTGTCTTCAGAAGAAAATGGCCTCTCCGAAGAGCCGGCCCAAAGTATGCTGGCCAGCGCAGATGTGTCTTCTCCTGCAGGCACTGCCACCCGGGACCTGTGCTGTTGGTGGGCTGCAGCAGAAGGCAGGGCACCGCGGGCATGCAAGCTTTTTAGTCCTCTGCTTGATGACCGCACCACCGTGGAGCGCATCAGGGAGATGTCATCATACCAAGCCAATTACTGGTCATGTGCCATACCAGATTCATTACCCCCATCTCCAGACCGTCGTTCACCCCACTGGAATCCCAATAAAGAGTACGAGGACTTGCTGGATTATGCTTATCCACTGAAGCCAAGATACAAGCTAGGAAAGATGCCGGAGCCTTTCCTTCATGATTCAGGAATAGGTTTGGACAGCTTTTCTGTTTCCCCTGAGGGCACGTCAAGGTCCACCAGCATCTACGGCCGAGGTGGGCAGGCTCAGGGAAGTGGAGAAAATGGATGTTGGGGGTTCATGGCCTCTGCAGACAGGTTCTCCGCCCCAGGGCCTGGAAAAAGAGGCCGCTCAGGAGCTGGCTCATACTATGAACCTTTACCTATTGCAAAAGCATCCTTTGCAAAGAGTGCTTCCTCTCATCCTTCTAGAGGTTCTGCTAAGGATGTAATGACAGAGTCAGCTAAGCCAGGTTCATCTGGCCGCCCTGCTGCAGATGGGAGAAGCTGGTGCACCAGAGGGAGCCCCTTTCCAAACTACAAAGGGCAGGCGAAAAGCACTAGTAGTTTTTTACCTACAACAGGAGTGCTCCCCCTGAGGAAAGAGTGGGAGGGTGATGAAGAATTTCTGTCCCTGCCTCCGAGACTGCAGGAGCTTGAAAGGCTGGCTCAGTTTTTGTCCAATCTTTCCTTAACTGTAAGAACGCCTGGGCACAACCACCAAAACCTTCCACGTCACAGTGACGGCAGGCAGCCCCTTTCAGCTGAGTTGGCTCCTTTTGGAGAAGTGGGTGGCAGGGACAAAAGAGGTAATATTGAGGATTATGCTGGGCTGTGGCACCCCTACAGCTCTCGAAAGCCCAGCTGGGAAGACACTGAATCATGTGGCCGGATCCATAGGGATCCTCTGCGGGGGCTTCACGTACCAACCAGTCTCAGGGGCGCATTGGATGGGACGTACCTAAATGAACCACGGGTCAAGGGGCATCTGAAGAAGCGCCAGGAGGGCGAGTCCCTTGCCCAGTGTGTTAAG ATGTTTTGCTGCCAGCTGGAAGAGCTAATTTGTTGGCTGTACAATGTCGCAGACATCACCGACAGCTGGGTCCCAGCCTCGCTGGACGCCGAGAGTGTGAAGGCGTTGCTGCACCGCTACTTTGTAG GAGTTCAGGAAAGATGTGGCCAACCACCGGAGCCTGACGGAGAGCgtgctggagaggggagaagcTCTCCTTGA